A genome region from Primulina eburnea isolate SZY01 chromosome 9, ASM2296580v1, whole genome shotgun sequence includes the following:
- the LOC140840879 gene encoding serine/threonine-protein phosphatase 7 long form homolog produces the protein MLGFLPASQYLKGGHLFMTALHDHCMANLVNGDTSEVDVMKFTRCVALMIIGRIMFPDYQGGSARLIFLQLLRDIDNVKSYIWGSVVLAFLYRELCNASRIEKTTMAGPLYIMQAWSRIKCVNPDRDRLTLGVPPIDPNDFIPVSPYGGILDLVTHIPQHMLVRIIRDSLDRMNDNEFNWTVYQKNDIDVKTIIDSYDNKIWRCVCPLICFDIVEMHRPNRVMRQFRRRQSIPGYAMDNDDMHNIKKKRKS, from the exons ATGTTGGGATTTTTGCCAGCATCACAATATTTGAAAGGTGGTCATCTGTTTATGACTGCACTACACGATCATTGCATGGCTAACCTTGTTAACGGTGATACTTCAGAAGTAGATGTTATGAAATTTACCCGTTGTGTTGCGTTAATGATTATTGGAAGAATAATGTTCCCTGACTATCAAGGAGGGTCTGCTAGACTAATATTTTTGCAACTACTACGAGATATTGATAACGTGAAGTCTTATATTTGGGGTAGTGTCGTTTTAGCATTTCTATACCGTGAGTTGTGTAACGCGTCTCGTATAGAGAAGACAACAATGGCTGGACCTTTATATATCATGCAG GCATGGAGCAGGATTAAATGTGTTAACCCCGACCGAGATAGGTTAACATTAGGTGTACCTCCCATTGATCCAAATGATTTTATTCCAGTTTCTCCATATG GTGGAATATTAGATTTAGTTACACACATTCCCCAACACATGCTTGTAAGAATTATACGGGATTCTCTGGATCGTATGAATGATAATGAG TTTAATTGGACCGTCTACCAGAAGAATGACATAGATGTGAAGACGATTATTGATTCATACGACAACAAAATATGGCGATGTGTTTGTCCCCTTATATGCTTCGACATTGTGGAGATGCATCGTCCTAATCGTGTGATGCGACAATTTCGAAGACGTCAATCAATTCCAGGGTATGCCATGGACAATGATGATATGCATAATATCAAGAAGAAGAGGAAGAGCTAG
- the LOC140841565 gene encoding putative pumilio homolog 7, chloroplastic isoform X2 — protein sequence MKKFLDCLVTRKQISHMMAVFSYFTVSLPILKVIADGSSEIIVNESGSCLIQDLVSIGSMRESARRILAKIMSDVYSLSEKQFGHRLVEHVIGFERPGLMQDILFRLTGALCILSKDKYASNVVKKLMEASERKFTPQIIDEIISIPDLLSIVVDPCGNSVLQTAKKCSKGTVRKTLNDLICQHSELLNKE from the exons ATGAAGAAATTTCTCGACTGTCTCGTGACACGGAAGCAAATATCGCATATGATGGCCGTCTTCAGTTACTTCACGGTTTCGCTC CCAATACTCAAGGTGATAGCTGATGGTAGTTCGGAAATCATTGTCAACGAAAGTGGGTCTTGCCTTATTCAAGACCTCGTATCAATAGGCTCTATGCGAGAGAGCGCACGGCGAATTCTGGCAAAAATAATGTCAGATGTATATAGTCTGTCTGAGAAACAATTCGG GCATCGGCTAGTGGAGCATGTAATAGGATTTGAGAGGCCAGGTCTGATGCAAGATATACTATTTCGACTGACAGGGGCTTTGTGTATCCTGTCGAAGGACAAATATGCCAGCAATGTAGTAAAGAAATTGATGGAGGCATCCGAACGAAAATTCACCCCTCAAATAATCGATGAAATAATCAGTATTCCTGACTTATTGAGTATTGTAGTAGATCCTTGTGGCAACTCTGTTCTCCAAACCGCTAAGAAATGCTCTAAG GGAACCGTTCGCAAGACTTTGAATGATCTGATTTGCCAACACTCGGAACTGCTAAATAAggaatga
- the LOC140841565 gene encoding putative pumilio homolog 7, chloroplastic isoform X3, with product MKKFLDCLVTRKQISHMMAVFSYFTPILKVIADGSSEIIVNESGSCLIQDLVSIGSMRESARRILAKIMSDVYSLSEKQFGHRLVEHVIGFERPGLMQDILFRLTGALCILSKDKYASNVVKKLMEASERKFTPQIIDEIISIPDLLSIVVDPCGNSVLQTAKKCSKGTVRKTLNDLICQHSELLNKE from the exons ATGAAGAAATTTCTCGACTGTCTCGTGACACGGAAGCAAATATCGCATATGATGGCCGTCTTCAGTTACTTCACG CCAATACTCAAGGTGATAGCTGATGGTAGTTCGGAAATCATTGTCAACGAAAGTGGGTCTTGCCTTATTCAAGACCTCGTATCAATAGGCTCTATGCGAGAGAGCGCACGGCGAATTCTGGCAAAAATAATGTCAGATGTATATAGTCTGTCTGAGAAACAATTCGG GCATCGGCTAGTGGAGCATGTAATAGGATTTGAGAGGCCAGGTCTGATGCAAGATATACTATTTCGACTGACAGGGGCTTTGTGTATCCTGTCGAAGGACAAATATGCCAGCAATGTAGTAAAGAAATTGATGGAGGCATCCGAACGAAAATTCACCCCTCAAATAATCGATGAAATAATCAGTATTCCTGACTTATTGAGTATTGTAGTAGATCCTTGTGGCAACTCTGTTCTCCAAACCGCTAAGAAATGCTCTAAG GGAACCGTTCGCAAGACTTTGAATGATCTGATTTGCCAACACTCGGAACTGCTAAATAAggaatga
- the LOC140841565 gene encoding putative pumilio homolog 7, chloroplastic isoform X1: MKKFLDCLVTRKQISHMMAVFSYFTVSLVNNPFGSIVIGHCFRIFPAEETEPILKVIADGSSEIIVNESGSCLIQDLVSIGSMRESARRILAKIMSDVYSLSEKQFGHRLVEHVIGFERPGLMQDILFRLTGALCILSKDKYASNVVKKLMEASERKFTPQIIDEIISIPDLLSIVVDPCGNSVLQTAKKCSKGTVRKTLNDLICQHSELLNKE, from the exons ATGAAGAAATTTCTCGACTGTCTCGTGACACGGAAGCAAATATCGCATATGATGGCCGTCTTCAGTTACTTCACGGTTTCGCTCGTAAACAACCCGTTTGGTTCTATCGTTATTGGCCATTGCTTCCGTATCTTCCCTGCAGAAGAAACTGAA CCAATACTCAAGGTGATAGCTGATGGTAGTTCGGAAATCATTGTCAACGAAAGTGGGTCTTGCCTTATTCAAGACCTCGTATCAATAGGCTCTATGCGAGAGAGCGCACGGCGAATTCTGGCAAAAATAATGTCAGATGTATATAGTCTGTCTGAGAAACAATTCGG GCATCGGCTAGTGGAGCATGTAATAGGATTTGAGAGGCCAGGTCTGATGCAAGATATACTATTTCGACTGACAGGGGCTTTGTGTATCCTGTCGAAGGACAAATATGCCAGCAATGTAGTAAAGAAATTGATGGAGGCATCCGAACGAAAATTCACCCCTCAAATAATCGATGAAATAATCAGTATTCCTGACTTATTGAGTATTGTAGTAGATCCTTGTGGCAACTCTGTTCTCCAAACCGCTAAGAAATGCTCTAAG GGAACCGTTCGCAAGACTTTGAATGATCTGATTTGCCAACACTCGGAACTGCTAAATAAggaatga